A stretch of the Filimonas lacunae genome encodes the following:
- a CDS encoding Gfo/Idh/MocA family protein gives MVPIYVIGAGGIVNDAHLPAYRLAGYEVAGIYDKDLSKATATAARFAIPHVFDSLQQLIQHAPGNAIYDVALPATAMLQVLQQLPEKANVLLQKPMGNNLEEAQEILTITRQKQQRAGVNFQLRYAPFIKAARELINAGTIGELCDIEVNVNVYTPWHLWDFLYQSPRVEILYHSIHYIDLVRSFFGNPTGILAKTTKHPSMPQLASVRSNIIMDYGDWLRANILTNHGHNFGLHNQHAYVKFEGTKGAIKATLGSLINYPHGIPDRFEYIQLTEGQPAEWQTVAIEGSWFPHAFVGSMEQMMLAVEGKIAKPDNSVEDAIYTMECVEQAYKSNV, from the coding sequence ATGGTTCCCATTTATGTGATAGGTGCAGGAGGTATTGTGAATGATGCGCATTTGCCGGCTTACCGGCTGGCAGGATATGAGGTGGCAGGCATCTATGACAAAGACTTATCCAAAGCTACAGCCACCGCTGCCCGCTTTGCTATTCCCCATGTATTTGATTCGCTGCAACAATTGATACAGCATGCCCCTGGTAATGCTATTTATGATGTGGCCCTTCCGGCCACAGCCATGCTGCAGGTGCTGCAACAGCTTCCGGAAAAAGCCAATGTACTGCTGCAAAAACCCATGGGCAATAACCTGGAAGAAGCACAGGAAATACTGACCATTACCCGGCAAAAGCAACAAAGGGCCGGGGTGAATTTTCAGCTGCGGTACGCTCCCTTTATCAAAGCTGCCCGCGAGTTAATTAACGCCGGCACTATAGGCGAACTGTGTGATATTGAAGTGAATGTAAACGTATACACGCCCTGGCATTTGTGGGATTTCCTGTATCAAAGCCCGCGCGTAGAAATATTATACCATAGCATTCATTATATCGACCTGGTGCGTTCTTTCTTTGGCAATCCCACCGGTATATTGGCCAAAACCACCAAACATCCTTCCATGCCACAGCTGGCATCGGTGCGTAGTAATATTATTATGGATTATGGCGATTGGTTGCGGGCCAACATCCTCACCAACCATGGCCATAATTTTGGCCTGCATAATCAACATGCTTACGTAAAATTCGAGGGCACAAAAGGGGCCATCAAAGCCACGCTAGGCTCATTGATCAATTATCCGCATGGTATACCTGACCGTTTTGAATACATTCAGTTAACCGAAGGGCAGCCTGCTGAATGGCAAACAGTAGCTATAGAGGGCAGCTGGTTTCCACATGCATTTGTTGGTTCCATGGAACAAATGATGCTTGCTGTGGAGGGCAAAATAGCAAAGCCGGATAATTCAGTGGAAGATGCTATTTATACGATGGAGTGCGTGGAGCAGGCGTATAAAAGTAATGTGTAG
- a CDS encoding IS3 family transposase, protein MNLLTELHPHIGVGQFCTVFGKTRQAWYYATRTQAEQEMTDSIVVKMVKEIREEQPRLGTRKLYYLLEPQLQAHGIKMGRDALFDMLERYDLLIRHRRRRAITTDSNHPYRKYDNLIQHLILTGKNQLWVSDITYLRVSEGFCYLSLVTDAFSRKIVGYRLWPNLAARGSIEALNMALNEQQPGRNMLIHHSDRGVQYCCSDYVGQLQNYQINISMSHKGDPYQNAIAERVNGILKHEYSLNKEFEDLVQATKAVQAAVNLYNSRRPHDSLSYLTPDQAHELTGIIKRNWRTYSKHIIKNQDLEVSNVGLGKLCNAKQD, encoded by the coding sequence GTGAACCTGCTTACAGAACTGCACCCTCATATTGGGGTAGGTCAGTTTTGTACAGTGTTTGGCAAGACCCGTCAAGCCTGGTATTATGCTACACGCACCCAGGCTGAGCAGGAAATGACAGATTCTATTGTAGTAAAAATGGTGAAAGAAATACGGGAGGAACAACCTCGCTTGGGTACCCGTAAGCTCTACTATCTGTTGGAACCTCAGCTACAGGCGCATGGAATTAAAATGGGCCGTGATGCTCTATTTGATATGCTGGAACGCTATGACCTGCTTATCCGTCATCGCAGACGGCGTGCTATTACCACCGATAGCAACCATCCTTACCGTAAATATGATAACTTAATACAGCACTTGATATTAACAGGTAAAAATCAACTTTGGGTTAGTGATATTACCTATCTGCGAGTATCAGAAGGCTTTTGCTACCTGAGTCTTGTAACTGATGCTTTTAGTCGTAAAATAGTTGGCTACCGCCTGTGGCCTAATCTGGCAGCGCGTGGAAGCATAGAAGCGCTAAACATGGCTTTAAATGAACAGCAGCCTGGGCGGAACATGCTCATACACCATTCTGATCGCGGTGTACAATACTGCTGTTCTGATTATGTTGGACAGTTGCAAAACTATCAGATCAATATTAGTATGAGTCATAAAGGAGATCCCTATCAGAATGCAATAGCAGAGCGGGTTAACGGTATTCTAAAGCATGAATATAGTCTTAATAAAGAGTTTGAAGATCTAGTTCAGGCCACCAAAGCTGTACAGGCTGCCGTAAACTTATACAACAGCCGCAGACCCCATGATAGTTTAAGTTATCTGACGCCGGACCAGGCACATGAACTAACCGGAATAATCAAAAGGAACTGGCGGACTTACAGTAAGCATATTATTAAGAATCAGGACTTAGAAGTAAGCAACGTAGGATTAGGGAAGCTCTGTAACGCCAAACAGGATTAA
- a CDS encoding AraC family transcriptional regulator: MEENKKGRSHKNVWYGQGRQRIEIPKPVLKSRVHSNPWLQQLHICGLGYYPKANGHYTYRKKGLPENFLFYCIDGKGWYKLGDKQFKVSANEFFILPQNVEHSYGSDEDNPWTIYWVHFGGNYLPEFNNMHATRECMKPTYIKSNEDIFTLFTRIYKTLELGYSTDNLMFANMCLSHFITLFIYNAKHTTQIPHDSTDCIDSAIVFMQEHISDNITLNELCQHYNYSPSRFSGLFKQKTGYAPIDYFIQMKMQKASQQLALSNRSIKDIALSMGFDDPYYFSRRFRKIIGVPPTTYRSMRQE; the protein is encoded by the coding sequence ATGGAAGAGAACAAAAAAGGACGCTCGCATAAAAACGTATGGTATGGTCAGGGACGCCAGCGTATTGAAATTCCTAAACCCGTATTGAAATCAAGAGTACACTCCAACCCCTGGTTACAACAATTACATATTTGCGGCTTAGGTTATTATCCCAAAGCCAACGGGCATTATACTTATCGTAAAAAGGGCTTGCCCGAAAACTTCCTGTTCTATTGCATCGATGGTAAAGGCTGGTATAAACTGGGCGATAAACAATTTAAAGTAAGCGCTAACGAATTTTTTATACTGCCACAAAACGTAGAGCATTCCTACGGCAGCGATGAAGACAACCCCTGGACCATTTACTGGGTACACTTTGGCGGCAATTACCTGCCAGAGTTCAACAACATGCATGCTACACGGGAATGTATGAAGCCTACGTATATTAAAAGCAACGAAGATATATTTACTTTATTCACCCGTATATATAAGACACTGGAACTTGGTTACAGTACCGATAACCTGATGTTTGCCAATATGTGTTTGTCGCACTTTATTACATTATTTATATATAATGCCAAACACACTACACAAATACCGCACGACAGCACAGACTGTATTGACAGCGCTATCGTGTTTATGCAGGAACATATCAGTGATAATATTACATTGAACGAACTATGCCAGCATTATAATTATTCTCCCTCCCGCTTCTCCGGCCTGTTTAAACAGAAAACCGGCTACGCCCCTATCGATTATTTTATACAAATGAAAATGCAGAAAGCGAGTCAGCAATTAGCGCTCAGCAATCGCTCTATCAAGGATATTGCACTAAGCATGGGCTTTGATGATCCCTATTATTTCAGCAGACGCTTCCGGAAGATTATTGGCGTGCCCCCTACTACGTACAGGAGCATGCGGCAGGAATAA
- a CDS encoding family 78 glycoside hydrolase catalytic domain: protein MKYRIVSAIVNVFFVSVLSAQPVQVQQLTCEYFTNPVGIGAESPVFGWQLLSQRSNIVQQACQVLVAENPGLLSEGKADVWNSGKVATRASVNFIYKGKKLLPGHTYYWQVRVWDKNGGVSAWSQVAKFTTALFDMQDWSNARWIGFEDLEDSMRVVPGVHSPDKKKIPAGRVVKRATIPLFRKEFAATKRVAQALAFVSGLGQYEMNVNGAKVGTGFLTPGWTFYDKRCLYNTYDITNRITQGKNAVGVIVGTGFYYINREKYFKLLTAYGMPKLLCKIQITYTDGTQDVIVSGPDWKTAPSAITYSSMYSGEEYDARLEQQGWDKPGFTEAKWKPALQVTAPRGILQAENDYPVTVKQELAVRTIQQPAPGIAVYDFGQNASGIVELKVKGKKGQAVKLTPAELLLEDGLANQKATGKPYYFLYTLKGDGEETWRPRFSYYGFRYVQVEVLPDSATSVTELPTVTGLTMLHTSNGAPASGSFSCSNPLFNRIDTLIQWAIKSNVQSVATDCPHREKLSWLEQDYLMGGSIQHNINVYHLYKKLVWDMMDAQTPEGIVPDITPEYVFFDDHGFGFRDSPEWGSASVIVPWLVYKWYGDTALLRQAYPMMKKYVAYLQSRADKQILDYGLGDWYDLGPQRPGVAQLTPKALTATAIYYYDVALLSKVAALLKNTGEATGYVQQAAAIKTAFNTRFYNAATHVYSTGSQTAMAMPLCVGLVDEAHKTFVFNNLVDSIQAGGGKLTAGDIGFHFLVQALQEGGASQLLYEMNNRDDVPGYGYQLKKGATALTESWQALKEVSNNHLMLGHIMEWFYAGLAGINQEESATGYQQLVIRPQLVNGIDHAKATYQSVYGPVTSGWQQNSAGVVFDFDIPGNASATVYVPVPAGGKILQNGKALQQVVRSGKGVVKIALGSGLHKLEISKL from the coding sequence ATGAAGTATAGAATTGTTTCTGCCATTGTGAATGTTTTTTTTGTATCCGTCCTTTCTGCACAGCCCGTACAGGTACAACAATTAACGTGCGAATATTTTACCAATCCCGTAGGCATAGGCGCTGAAAGCCCCGTTTTTGGCTGGCAACTGCTTTCGCAGCGTAGTAATATAGTCCAGCAGGCCTGCCAGGTGCTGGTGGCCGAAAACCCAGGTTTGTTATCAGAAGGCAAAGCCGATGTATGGAATAGTGGTAAGGTTGCCACACGTGCATCGGTAAACTTTATATATAAAGGAAAAAAACTATTACCCGGCCATACGTATTACTGGCAGGTGCGTGTGTGGGATAAAAACGGCGGCGTGTCGGCCTGGAGCCAGGTCGCAAAATTCACTACTGCATTGTTTGATATGCAGGATTGGAGTAATGCCCGATGGATTGGTTTTGAAGATCTGGAAGATAGTATGCGGGTTGTGCCTGGTGTGCATTCCCCCGATAAAAAGAAAATACCCGCAGGCCGTGTGGTAAAGCGGGCTACCATTCCTTTGTTTCGCAAGGAATTCGCGGCCACCAAACGGGTAGCACAGGCGCTGGCTTTTGTAAGCGGACTAGGCCAGTATGAAATGAATGTAAATGGTGCTAAAGTGGGAACCGGCTTTTTAACACCAGGCTGGACATTTTACGATAAACGTTGCCTGTACAATACTTACGATATTACCAATAGGATCACGCAAGGCAAAAATGCCGTTGGCGTTATTGTAGGCACAGGCTTTTACTATATTAACCGGGAAAAGTATTTTAAACTGTTAACGGCTTATGGCATGCCTAAGTTGCTGTGTAAAATACAGATAACCTATACAGATGGTACACAGGATGTGATAGTGTCTGGTCCGGACTGGAAAACAGCGCCTTCAGCTATAACCTACAGCAGCATGTACAGCGGTGAAGAGTACGACGCCCGTTTAGAACAGCAGGGATGGGATAAGCCTGGTTTTACAGAAGCCAAATGGAAACCTGCTTTACAGGTAACTGCACCCAGGGGTATACTCCAGGCCGAGAATGATTACCCGGTAACTGTAAAGCAGGAATTAGCGGTGCGCACCATACAGCAACCTGCACCAGGCATAGCGGTATACGATTTCGGGCAAAATGCTTCCGGTATTGTAGAGCTGAAAGTAAAGGGCAAAAAAGGCCAGGCTGTAAAGTTAACCCCTGCCGAACTACTGCTGGAAGATGGATTGGCGAATCAAAAAGCCACCGGCAAGCCGTATTATTTCTTATATACTTTAAAAGGCGATGGAGAAGAAACCTGGCGTCCGCGGTTTAGTTACTATGGTTTCCGCTATGTGCAGGTAGAAGTGTTGCCCGACAGCGCTACCAGTGTAACCGAACTGCCCACGGTAACAGGCTTAACCATGCTGCACACCAGCAATGGCGCGCCGGCTTCGGGAAGTTTCAGCTGTAGCAACCCCTTGTTCAATCGCATTGATACATTGATACAATGGGCCATTAAAAGCAATGTGCAAAGTGTGGCCACGGATTGCCCGCACCGGGAAAAGCTAAGCTGGCTGGAACAGGATTACCTCATGGGAGGTTCTATACAACACAATATCAATGTATATCACTTATATAAGAAACTGGTGTGGGATATGATGGATGCACAAACCCCGGAAGGTATTGTGCCGGATATCACCCCGGAATACGTGTTTTTTGATGATCATGGTTTCGGTTTCAGAGACTCGCCGGAATGGGGCAGCGCCAGCGTGATTGTGCCGTGGCTGGTATATAAATGGTATGGTGACACAGCTTTGTTGCGACAGGCGTATCCTATGATGAAAAAATATGTGGCTTACCTGCAAAGCAGGGCGGATAAACAAATACTGGATTATGGATTGGGCGACTGGTACGACCTGGGACCGCAAAGGCCGGGCGTAGCCCAACTCACCCCTAAAGCACTTACTGCCACCGCCATTTATTATTACGATGTGGCTTTATTAAGCAAAGTGGCTGCTTTATTAAAAAACACCGGCGAGGCCACTGGCTATGTACAGCAGGCGGCTGCTATTAAAACTGCCTTTAACACCCGCTTTTATAATGCCGCTACGCATGTGTATTCCACCGGCAGCCAAACGGCAATGGCTATGCCTTTGTGCGTGGGACTGGTAGATGAAGCGCATAAAACCTTTGTTTTCAATAATTTGGTAGACTCTATCCAGGCCGGTGGCGGCAAGCTCACTGCCGGGGATATCGGCTTTCATTTCCTGGTGCAGGCATTGCAGGAGGGTGGGGCTTCCCAACTGCTGTATGAAATGAACAACCGCGATGATGTGCCCGGCTATGGCTACCAGTTGAAAAAGGGCGCTACAGCGCTTACCGAATCGTGGCAGGCGTTAAAAGAAGTATCCAATAACCACCTGATGCTGGGGCATATTATGGAATGGTTTTATGCAGGCCTGGCCGGCATTAACCAGGAAGAAAGCGCTACAGGTTATCAGCAGCTGGTAATACGTCCGCAGCTGGTAAATGGCATCGATCATGCAAAAGCTACCTACCAGAGTGTATATGGTCCTGTAACCAGTGGCTGGCAGCAAAATAGTGCAGGTGTGGTATTTGATTTTGACATTCCGGGTAATGCTTCCGCAACGGTATATGTGCCCGTTCCGGCTGGTGGTAAGATATTACAAAACGGAAAAGCGCTACAACAAGTGGTGCGCAGTGGAAAAGGTGTGGTGAAGATAGCGCTGGGATCGGGCCTGCATAAGCTGGAAATCAGCAAATTATAA
- a CDS encoding DUF3826 domain-containing protein: MQRLLKTSITMLCCLFTVTMPLFARNDEDTAYLRVINERAAKIVTSLHVTDAAKANDVQQVIAQQYFSLNNIQTQRDSGISTAKRTIEDKGMLDLRVKTIQSEAAEQTEELHKQYVSKLAALLTADQVDKVKNGMTYNVLPNTYNAYMDMLPNLTEAQKKQILIWLTEAREHAMDAETSKKKHEWFGKYKGRINNYLSAAGIDIKKEGEEWQKRIKARGASL; this comes from the coding sequence ATGCAACGATTGCTGAAGACCTCTATAACGATGTTATGCTGCCTTTTTACCGTAACGATGCCTTTGTTTGCCCGCAACGATGAAGATACAGCCTACTTAAGAGTGATAAACGAACGCGCTGCCAAAATTGTAACCTCCTTACATGTTACCGATGCTGCCAAAGCAAACGACGTGCAACAGGTTATTGCGCAGCAATACTTCTCCTTAAACAATATCCAAACGCAGCGTGATTCGGGCATCAGCACTGCCAAGCGTACCATTGAAGATAAGGGCATGCTCGACCTGCGTGTAAAAACCATCCAGTCAGAAGCGGCAGAGCAAACAGAAGAACTGCACAAGCAATACGTGTCAAAATTAGCCGCACTGTTAACTGCCGACCAGGTAGATAAAGTAAAGAACGGGATGACCTATAACGTATTGCCCAATACCTACAATGCTTATATGGATATGCTGCCTAATCTTACCGAAGCGCAAAAGAAACAAATACTCATCTGGTTAACAGAAGCACGTGAGCATGCAATGGATGCCGAAACATCTAAGAAAAAGCATGAATGGTTTGGCAAGTACAAGGGCCGTATCAACAACTACTTATCCGCTGCGGGAATAGATATAAAAAAAGAAGGAGAGGAGTGGCAAAAGAGAATAAAAGCACGTGGCGCATCATTGTAA
- a CDS encoding SusC/RagA family TonB-linked outer membrane protein: MKKLLLVFAVQLLLFSCLPGYARHFNAPDHIITGKITNEKGDPLDNATVQVKGSRTSTKTKSDGSYSISVPNDSAVLVFSFVGMAKQEINVGGKSTLDVKLSTTDTSLDEVIVVGYGTQKRSHLTGAVATVEMKSIQDIPAGNLAEAIKGQMPGVQVSGGYSRPGQPATISVRNPIFFSKDGGSTNPLYIIDDIMREPNDFALLDATEVESITVLKDAAAAIYGIRGANGVIIVKTKRGKSGQAAISYSGSYGITDAVAKPKMMSGYQQAIYLNDLNYAAGKNADDPSIYTADELAYFQAHDYNWLDMAWKKASQMRQTINVSGGSDKATYFAGLTYNTQDGNFSGTRYNRYTFRASSDIRVANGLKLGLSLSGSLDENKQVFSKQGGEALDNDWKTLTTTSRFNPPYVDGKPVLLTTATNSTIDNYHFFAIQNSGNFTQTKNTGLNFQGQLSYEVPFIKGLKAALNFNKNLANTFGKQYGTKYNVYEFSMLGDHKHIYGGTVNRTIQLNNGDRVRISPGYTDVYQLNGVLTYDRRFGKHQITVLAAYEQSETSTDQVNAMREGVIVGGLPNMNYATGTNTTDETQSESGRLAYIGRVNYNYAGKYLAELTYRGDASANFAPQNRWGYFPSLSLGWVISEEGFFRRNVKSVDYLKLRGSVGLLGSDNTRAYQYLVNYVIQTGKAPVFGGNQDRGLAVLANTAIANGGIKWDSDTKINGGIDTRFLDNRLSVSVDGFFDHRYNQLASLTSSVSLLIGAAVPPENYAKTNSFGYEISATWKDKINKDWSYNVNAFLSWSDNKVLIADVPVGNLGTYLDQTGRSSDMGVLGYRYAGMFRTQAQVDEYLVAHPGYTIFGAAPKPGMLNYQDVRGPKVDGVYTKPDGKITADDLDYIAPKSSNHYAGGINWGVTYKTVSLNVLMNYSFGGKAAVESGARTQGTATSNRPEFWADHWTPDNPNASMPSPYYKDNYNVASDFWLKNGFTFGVTNLNLSYAVPSQWTKKAGLNGGARVFFIATNPFNFYNPFSYRSNLSNYDAYPVLKGYSLGLNLGF, encoded by the coding sequence ATGAAAAAGTTATTGCTTGTCTTTGCAGTACAGCTGCTCTTGTTCAGCTGTCTCCCCGGTTATGCAAGGCATTTTAACGCACCTGATCACATTATCACAGGTAAAATCACTAATGAAAAAGGCGATCCTTTAGATAATGCTACGGTGCAGGTAAAGGGATCACGGACTTCTACCAAAACAAAATCAGATGGTAGCTACAGCATTTCCGTTCCCAACGATAGTGCTGTATTGGTGTTTTCATTCGTGGGCATGGCCAAGCAGGAAATTAATGTAGGCGGCAAAAGCACACTGGATGTAAAGCTATCGACTACCGATACCAGTTTGGACGAAGTAATTGTGGTGGGCTATGGTACACAAAAACGCTCGCACTTAACAGGTGCAGTGGCTACCGTAGAAATGAAAAGCATACAGGACATACCAGCGGGTAACCTGGCCGAAGCTATTAAAGGCCAGATGCCGGGGGTGCAGGTTTCAGGAGGTTACAGCCGTCCCGGCCAACCTGCCACCATATCGGTACGTAACCCTATCTTCTTTTCTAAAGATGGTGGATCTACCAACCCATTGTATATTATAGATGACATCATGCGCGAGCCTAACGACTTTGCGTTACTGGATGCCACCGAAGTAGAAAGCATTACTGTATTGAAAGATGCAGCCGCTGCTATTTATGGTATACGTGGCGCTAACGGCGTTATCATTGTTAAAACCAAGCGCGGTAAATCAGGTCAGGCTGCTATTTCCTATAGTGGTTCGTATGGTATAACAGATGCGGTGGCTAAACCTAAAATGATGAGCGGCTACCAGCAGGCTATTTACCTGAACGATTTAAACTATGCAGCCGGTAAAAATGCAGATGATCCTTCTATCTACACTGCCGATGAACTGGCCTATTTTCAGGCGCATGATTATAACTGGTTAGATATGGCCTGGAAAAAAGCCAGCCAGATGAGACAGACCATTAACGTAAGCGGTGGTTCGGACAAGGCTACTTATTTTGCCGGTTTAACATACAATACCCAGGATGGTAATTTCTCCGGTACACGTTATAACAGGTATACTTTCAGGGCCAGCTCTGACATCAGGGTGGCTAATGGTTTAAAACTGGGCTTATCATTAAGTGGTAGTCTGGATGAGAACAAACAGGTATTTTCCAAACAAGGTGGTGAAGCACTGGATAACGACTGGAAAACCTTAACTACTACTTCCCGCTTTAATCCTCCTTATGTAGATGGCAAGCCGGTGTTGTTAACTACCGCTACTAACTCTACCATTGATAACTATCACTTCTTTGCTATTCAAAACTCCGGCAACTTTACCCAAACTAAAAACACGGGTCTAAACTTCCAGGGGCAGTTAAGCTATGAAGTGCCTTTTATAAAAGGATTGAAAGCTGCATTAAACTTCAATAAAAACCTGGCCAATACTTTTGGTAAACAATATGGTACCAAGTACAATGTGTATGAGTTTTCTATGTTAGGAGATCACAAACACATTTATGGCGGTACTGTTAACCGTACTATACAATTGAACAACGGCGACAGAGTAAGGATAAGCCCCGGTTACACAGATGTATATCAACTGAACGGTGTACTTACTTACGATCGCAGGTTTGGTAAACACCAGATTACTGTGTTGGCTGCTTACGAACAAAGCGAAACCAGCACCGACCAGGTAAATGCCATGCGCGAGGGCGTTATTGTAGGTGGCTTACCTAACATGAACTATGCTACCGGTACCAACACTACAGATGAAACACAAAGTGAAAGCGGTCGTTTAGCATATATAGGCCGCGTGAACTATAACTATGCCGGTAAATACCTGGCAGAACTTACTTACAGGGGAGATGCCAGTGCCAACTTTGCACCGCAAAACCGCTGGGGTTATTTTCCTTCTTTAAGTTTAGGCTGGGTTATCTCCGAAGAAGGCTTCTTTCGCAGGAATGTAAAATCAGTGGATTATTTAAAACTGCGTGGATCGGTTGGTTTACTGGGTAGCGATAACACCAGAGCGTATCAATACTTAGTGAACTATGTCATTCAAACCGGTAAAGCACCTGTGTTTGGTGGTAACCAGGACAGAGGTTTAGCGGTATTGGCCAACACGGCTATTGCCAACGGCGGTATTAAATGGGATTCTGATACCAAAATCAACGGTGGTATTGATACCCGTTTTCTGGATAACAGGCTGAGTGTTTCTGTAGATGGATTCTTCGATCACAGGTATAATCAGCTGGCAAGCCTTACTTCTTCTGTATCCTTGCTGATTGGTGCAGCGGTTCCTCCTGAGAACTATGCAAAAACCAACAGCTTTGGTTATGAAATTTCTGCCACCTGGAAAGATAAGATCAACAAAGACTGGTCGTATAACGTGAATGCCTTCCTGTCATGGAGTGATAACAAAGTGTTGATTGCAGATGTGCCTGTGGGTAACCTGGGTACTTACCTGGATCAAACCGGAAGATCAAGCGACATGGGCGTGCTGGGCTACCGTTATGCAGGCATGTTCAGAACACAGGCCCAGGTAGATGAATACCTGGTTGCACATCCCGGCTACACTATTTTTGGTGCTGCGCCAAAACCTGGTATGCTCAATTATCAGGATGTAAGAGGTCCGAAAGTAGATGGTGTATACACCAAACCTGATGGAAAAATCACTGCGGATGATCTGGATTATATTGCTCCTAAATCAAGCAACCACTATGCGGGTGGTATTAACTGGGGTGTTACTTATAAAACAGTTAGCCTGAATGTGTTGATGAACTATAGCTTTGGTGGTAAAGCCGCTGTAGAAAGCGGTGCACGCACACAAGGTACAGCTACCTCCAACCGTCCTGAGTTTTGGGCCGACCACTGGACGCCAGACAATCCGAATGCTTCTATGCCAAGTCCTTACTATAAAGACAACTACAATGTGGCGAGTGATTTCTGGTTGAAAAACGGCTTTACATTCGGTGTAACCAACCTGAACCTGTCTTACGCGGTGCCATCGCAATGGACTAAAAAAGCGGGCTTAAATGGTGGTGCAAGAGTATTCTTTATTGCTACCAATCCGTTTAACTTCTATAATCCGTTCAGCTACCGTTCTAACCTCAGCAACTACGATGCGTATCCAGTGCTGAAAGGTTATTCATTAGGCTTAAACTTAGGTTTCTAA